A window from Hymenobacter volaticus encodes these proteins:
- a CDS encoding CvfB family protein: MQLGDYNELEVAREVDFGMYLTSDDGDMLIPRKYIPEGTRVGDVLRVFVYRDSEDRLIATTLDPLAKVGDFAALTVRDVTPLGAFLDWGLEKDLFLPYRNQRRSLRVGQRETVYVYLDDTSDRIVATAKWERALPVDEPFLGRVGDEVHLFVADETDMGYKVIVNGTHQGLLYHNEVFRPLRLGDTPTGYVRVIREDGKLDISLQRVGYDEALAAADTLLEALRKAPDGKLPLGDKSEPDDIYRRLGMSKKVFKKALGTLYKRGEVQLYPEYTQLTAKS; encoded by the coding sequence ATGCAGCTCGGCGATTACAACGAACTGGAAGTAGCCCGTGAAGTCGATTTCGGCATGTACCTGACTTCCGACGACGGCGACATGCTGATTCCGCGCAAATATATTCCCGAGGGCACCCGCGTCGGCGATGTGCTGCGCGTGTTCGTGTACCGCGACTCGGAAGACCGCCTGATTGCCACCACGCTAGATCCGCTGGCTAAGGTCGGCGACTTTGCCGCGCTGACCGTGCGCGACGTGACGCCGCTAGGCGCATTTCTGGATTGGGGCCTCGAAAAAGACTTGTTTCTCCCCTACCGCAACCAGCGCCGCAGTTTGCGCGTGGGCCAGCGCGAAACCGTATACGTGTACCTCGACGACACTTCGGACCGCATAGTAGCCACCGCCAAGTGGGAACGGGCGCTACCCGTCGATGAGCCTTTCCTCGGCCGCGTAGGCGACGAAGTACACCTGTTTGTGGCCGATGAAACGGACATGGGCTACAAGGTTATTGTCAACGGCACCCACCAAGGCCTGCTCTACCACAACGAAGTGTTCCGGCCGCTCCGCCTCGGCGACACACCTACCGGCTACGTGCGCGTCATCCGGGAAGATGGCAAGCTGGATATCAGCTTGCAGCGCGTGGGCTACGACGAAGCACTAGCCGCCGCCGACACGCTGCTGGAAGCCCTGCGCAAAGCGCCGGATGGCAAGCTTCCGCTCGGCGACAAGAGCGAGCCCGACGACATCTACCGCCGCTTAGGCATGAGCAAGAAAGTGTTTAAGAAGGCGCTGGGCACCTTGTACAAGCGTGGGGAAGTGCAGCTCTACCCCGAATACACGCAGCTAACAGCAAAAAGTTAA